CAAATTAACCGATGAACAGCGTGAATTGTTAGACAATAAAGCCAATCAACCTTTATTTGTATTGGACGGTCAAATAATATCTGCTGATGCTTTTGCTACTTTAAATGTGAATGATATTGATGAAATAAAAGTATTAAAAGACGCTAGTGCTAATGCGCTATACGGAGTAAAGGCATCTAATGGAGTTATAGAAATTACTAGTAAACGTGGTATTAATGGCGAAACTCAATATGCTTTTTCTTTTCAACAAGGAATAACATTTAAAGGGAAACCAAATAGATCTATGATGGCAACCGAAGAAAAATTAGCTTTTGAGCGTTTGTCTAAAAATAAAGCAACCCCTGGATATTATTTATCTGAAGAATTTATAAGAAAAACATTTAGCGGCGATCCTAATATTGAAGAGCTAGTTGTTAATGGAAAACAAAAGCTTGATTCAATAAAAAATATTAACACAAATTGGTTTAATGAACTGGCTCGTATTAGCACCTATCAATCTTACAATATTAGTACACGTGGAGGTAATGACAATAGTAAGTTTTATGTCTCTGGTAATTTTTCTAATCACGGAGGTAAATTTGACGGTAATGAAATTAACCGATTTACGGGTAGGTTAAATTACGAATACAACGTTTCAAAAAACATATACTCCATGTTTAATGCTGGTTTTGGTTTTTCTGAAAGCAAAACGCCTCATGGTTCCAACCACTCACCTACTAATTTGATTTACGAATTAAACCCTTATGAACAAAAAAATGCTGGAAAGTTAATTTCTTACAATGGTTACACCTTTAAAGAATTAATTAACCAATACAATAAAACTTCAAACGATAATCGTTTTAATTTTTCAGCTAATATAACTGCCAAACTAGCCAAAAATTTAAACATCGCTACTGTAATTGGTATCGATTATTTAGTGAATGAAAGTTTATCTATAATACCTCCTACTGCTTATTCAGAAATAATAAAAGGAACCACTATAAATGAACGAGGACAAGCTTCTAAAACAAAAGTAGTAAATACTAATTTAAACACTAATACACGTTTAAATTACAATTTAAATTTTGGTAAACATAATCTTTCTTTTAGTACTAATATGGATTACTATAAATCTACCAATGATTTTATTGGAATTAGTGGGCATGGTTTACCAAGTAAATTACTTTCTGGTGCTGGGATTAACAATAGCTTAACTGGAGCTACTAGAGCAAAAACTTCTTCTTCTAAAATACAAGAAGCTACATTAGGTTTTGGTTTTTCTACTTTATATGACTGGAATGATAAAATAGATGTTTATGGTAGTTACAAAAGAGACGCTTCTTCCCTGTTACCTAGCGATAAACGTTGGAACACCTTTTGGGCAACAGGTATTGGTTATACTTTAAGTAATGAATCATTCTTAAAAAATAATTCGTGGTTAAATAGATTAAAATTTCGCACTAGTTATGGTATTACAGCTAGTTTGGCGGGTATTTCTCCTTCCTTAGCTATTCCGACCTTCAGTTATACAACCAGTAGTTACCTAGGGATTCGTGATTTCTCATTACTAAATTTGTTTAATAAATATTTACGCCCAGAGGAAAACACCTCTATAAATTTTGGAGTCGACTTACAATTATTTAATGCTTTTAATTTAACCGCAGAAGTATATCACAGAAGAACAAAAGATATGTTACTAACTGTATCTATTCCTCCTTCTAATGGTTTTACACAGCAATTAAAAAATGTAGGAGTTATGGATAACCAAGGATTAGAGATATCATTAAATACTTCGCTTATAAAAAACAATGCTTTTCACTGGAACACTTCGGCTACCTTTTCTTACAATAGAAATAAAGTGGTGGATCTATATGACGGGCCAACACTTAATGTAACAAATAAAGAAGATGGTTATTCATATCCAGATTATCAAGAAGGACAACCAACAGATATTATTTACGGCTTAGTTTCTTTAGGAATCAATCCAGCAGATGGGCACCCTTTATTCCAAAGAAAAAATGGGAATAGCTTTGATGGAAACACAGAAAAACCAAACAAAGAAGATTTTATTGTTTTAGGTAGAGCTACACCTCCATTTACGGGTGGATGGTTTCATAATTTAAGTTATAAAAATTGGCAATTAGGCCTTGATATTTATTACAGTTTTGGTGGTAAAGCAGTACACACTAATAGAAGTAAAGTCTATAGTGAAGAAGATGTACATAAAAATCTTAATGCAGGGCAATTAAATCAAACTTGGTTTACCATTGGAGATGTAAATAAAACATACCCAACATTAAATTTACACACCAATCAATTTGGCGGGTTAAACAACTTAGCCAATACTCAAAATATTAGTAGTACAGATTTCATTAGACTTAACAACATAATGCTACGATACAATTTTGACAATAAAATGCTTCAAAAAATAAGCAAAGGTTTCATCAAAAACTGGGGAATCTATACTCAGGTAAGCAATGTTTATACATGGACTAATTTTGGTGGAGGTGATCCAGAATCAGGAAACCTACAGGGCTCTTCACAGCCTATTCTAACTTTTGGTACCAACATTACCTTTTAAGATCTAAATAAGATAACAATGAAAAAAATAATTTATTTATTACTATTTATAGTAAACATATCGTGTAGTTTAGATTTGCCTGTAGAAGATCAAATTACTGGCTTAGATGCTATAGACAATGTAGCAACAGCTAACGAAAGTTTATCTGGTATTTACAATGCTTTCCCTAAAGAAAGAGTGATTTTCTCAAAATTAGCAGACGATTTATATCCAAACCACACCATAGACGACAACTTATATAGCTACAATTTATATAAATGGAGCGCAAAAGAATTGGTTCTTTTATCAAATTCATTATGGACTGCTTATTATGATGTAAATACAAAATCGAACGTATTACTTAGTCAAATTCCTTTTGTAGAAACGACCAATACTGAAGATTCTAATCAGCTAAAATACATTGAAGCACAAGCTTTATGCTTAAAAGCCTATGCTTATTTTGAACTTATACAATTATACTGCTCAAACTACAATTCAAATGGTTTA
This genomic stretch from Tenacibaculum sp. Bg11-29 harbors:
- a CDS encoding SusC/RagA family TonB-linked outer membrane protein — translated: MNKVFSFILLFITINITAQKLITGKVIDAYNKEPLIGVTIVNGQKKTGAYTDLNGNFKLIATSKLTFSYIGYKTKILNLPNSNKTLTVTLEPLAELLNEVEIIAKKNINDIDLRKATGAITTIKSQKLINKPTINALQPLQGQVAGLTIRASGELGKPLKIRIRGTSTLPIKTPTNSKLTDEQRELLDNKANQPLFVLDGQIISADAFATLNVNDIDEIKVLKDASANALYGVKASNGVIEITSKRGINGETQYAFSFQQGITFKGKPNRSMMATEEKLAFERLSKNKATPGYYLSEEFIRKTFSGDPNIEELVVNGKQKLDSIKNINTNWFNELARISTYQSYNISTRGGNDNSKFYVSGNFSNHGGKFDGNEINRFTGRLNYEYNVSKNIYSMFNAGFGFSESKTPHGSNHSPTNLIYELNPYEQKNAGKLISYNGYTFKELINQYNKTSNDNRFNFSANITAKLAKNLNIATVIGIDYLVNESLSIIPPTAYSEIIKGTTINERGQASKTKVVNTNLNTNTRLNYNLNFGKHNLSFSTNMDYYKSTNDFIGISGHGLPSKLLSGAGINNSLTGATRAKTSSSKIQEATLGFGFSTLYDWNDKIDVYGSYKRDASSLLPSDKRWNTFWATGIGYTLSNESFLKNNSWLNRLKFRTSYGITASLAGISPSLAIPTFSYTTSSYLGIRDFSLLNLFNKYLRPEENTSINFGVDLQLFNAFNLTAEVYHRRTKDMLLTVSIPPSNGFTQQLKNVGVMDNQGLEISLNTSLIKNNAFHWNTSATFSYNRNKVVDLYDGPTLNVTNKEDGYSYPDYQEGQPTDIIYGLVSLGINPADGHPLFQRKNGNSFDGNTEKPNKEDFIVLGRATPPFTGGWFHNLSYKNWQLGLDIYYSFGGKAVHTNRSKVYSEEDVHKNLNAGQLNQTWFTIGDVNKTYPTLNLHTNQFGGLNNLANTQNISSTDFIRLNNIMLRYNFDNKMLQKISKGFIKNWGIYTQVSNVYTWTNFGGGDPESGNLQGSSQPILTFGTNITF